A region of Staphylococcus sp. IVB6181 DNA encodes the following proteins:
- a CDS encoding PAS domain-containing protein yields the protein MFNISSVSNEVKDEVKALIDQHIHQEDIDDMLIDLSQPVSSSKITEALRQLYFIEKFTSMYEIERFVLTYEKVTHQSLTEITLSHDSTHPLNIFKQEIHTLQSLIQEIGKLMYKAESNDTEAVKSFKEKVQVLSGVIPHFNRKEKIIFPVIERRGEYILPRKMWADDDVIRFALNKLQKRAAKLEEVEWRHIESAYIELESSLMDMLRQEELLLIPLMQVDISAVEWQQIAQESSAFGYEIEVTETWQDSDIELIPIDAQYDAKQGQQNLRFGGGFLTTKEADLILNNLPVEITFVDKNGTFKYFNDLVEASEMMFIRTPISIGRNVANCHPPKSLSKVMQIIRDLKTKQKVSESMWFKKGDKFIHVTYKALFDENDEYMGILEYVQDIQPFFELPQKFKRNAEK from the coding sequence ATGTTTAATATTAGTTCAGTTTCAAATGAGGTTAAAGATGAAGTTAAAGCACTCATTGATCAACATATACATCAAGAAGATATTGATGACATGCTAATAGATCTCTCTCAACCTGTCTCAAGCAGTAAAATTACAGAAGCACTTAGACAGCTTTATTTTATAGAAAAATTTACGTCTATGTATGAAATAGAACGCTTTGTTTTAACTTATGAAAAGGTGACACATCAATCACTGACAGAAATCACACTTTCACACGATAGCACGCATCCATTGAATATCTTTAAACAAGAAATTCACACACTTCAATCATTGATTCAAGAAATAGGCAAGTTAATGTACAAAGCAGAAAGCAATGATACAGAAGCGGTGAAATCATTTAAAGAGAAGGTACAAGTACTTTCAGGTGTGATTCCGCATTTTAACCGTAAAGAAAAGATTATCTTTCCTGTTATTGAGCGAAGAGGCGAGTATATTCTACCTCGGAAAATGTGGGCAGATGATGACGTCATTCGTTTTGCGTTAAACAAACTGCAAAAACGCGCAGCTAAACTTGAAGAAGTAGAATGGCGACATATAGAAAGTGCCTATATTGAATTAGAAAGCAGTTTAATGGACATGTTACGCCAAGAAGAGCTGCTGCTGATTCCATTAATGCAAGTAGACATTAGTGCAGTTGAGTGGCAGCAAATTGCGCAAGAAAGCAGCGCTTTTGGGTATGAGATAGAGGTTACTGAGACATGGCAAGATTCTGATATAGAATTAATACCTATCGATGCACAATATGATGCAAAACAAGGACAACAGAATTTACGCTTTGGCGGAGGGTTCTTAACTACAAAAGAAGCAGATCTTATTTTAAATAACTTGCCAGTTGAGATTACATTCGTTGATAAAAATGGTACTTTTAAATACTTTAATGATTTAGTCGAAGCATCAGAAATGATGTTTATTCGTACACCAATCTCGATTGGAAGAAATGTGGCAAACTGTCATCCGCCTAAAAGTTTAAGTAAAGTCATGCAGATTATCCGTGACTTAAAAACGAAACAGAAAGTTTCAGAATCTATGTGGTTTAAAAAAGGTGACAAGTTTATTCATGTCACATATAAAGCCTTATTTGATGAGAACGATGAATATATGGGAATACTAGAGTATGTACAAGATATACAGCCATTCTTTGAATTGCCGCAGAAATTTAAAAGAAATGCGGAAAAATAA
- a CDS encoding PTS sugar transporter subunit IIA, which produces MSYLFSKDSVFVSNADSKEAVLKEVTEALLKAGYVKENYLEHVLEREKNYPTGLILSDISETFPNIAVPHTEPEFVNTTKIVPVKLTNPVVFQNMSSPHKDLPVDFVFLILNANKTSQVHLLSDLILFFQKEDKKEMEKFFKLTDADAIYEYLQANF; this is translated from the coding sequence ATGAGTTATTTATTTTCAAAAGATAGTGTATTCGTGTCAAATGCGGATAGTAAAGAAGCGGTACTTAAAGAAGTAACAGAGGCTTTATTAAAAGCAGGTTATGTTAAAGAAAATTATTTAGAACATGTTTTAGAGCGTGAGAAAAATTATCCAACAGGTCTCATTCTATCTGATATCAGTGAAACATTCCCTAATATCGCTGTACCGCATACAGAACCAGAATTTGTGAACACAACTAAAATTGTACCTGTTAAATTAACAAATCCTGTAGTTTTCCAAAATATGAGTTCACCTCATAAAGATTTACCAGTTGATTTCGTATTCTTGATTTTAAACGCAAATAAAACAAGTCAAGTACACTTATTATCTGATCTTATTCTTTTCTTCCAAAAAGAAGATAAAAAAGAGATGGAAAAATTCTTTAAACTTACAGATGCAGATGCGATTTATGAATATCTTCAAGCAAACTTTTAA
- a CDS encoding CPBP family intramembrane glutamic endopeptidase translates to MQKNRLRLLIIPAITLLLVLISALYVQTAQDGLIQTSADVQDKTHFINIWLIYLIPLAALFVLPWHFKFQPLIQKPLKSTRILLISSIVYIVLVFLTPQPYFELFYIYKLVLLLMIPLWVIKREKRSILSIAQPFINWSMAPIVYVIWLVLYFSPLNNLSHISYDEPYLFVLIFTVISILMNAVLEEVFYRVWLQTRLEHLGVLASVCISTILWSLWHAGIQGQGNLLELSAQALVTHALAGIFLGFFWAKYRNVYLLILIHICMNFPLYLITYWFK, encoded by the coding sequence ATGCAGAAAAACAGATTACGTTTGCTTATCATCCCTGCTATTACATTATTATTAGTTTTGATTTCAGCTTTATACGTACAGACTGCACAAGACGGTCTGATTCAAACAAGTGCAGATGTTCAAGATAAAACCCACTTTATCAATATTTGGCTGATCTATTTAATTCCGCTTGCTGCTTTATTTGTATTGCCCTGGCACTTTAAATTTCAACCGCTCATTCAGAAACCTTTAAAATCAACACGTATTTTACTTATATCAAGCATAGTCTATATTGTTTTAGTTTTCCTTACACCTCAACCTTATTTTGAGCTGTTTTACATTTATAAACTGGTGTTGTTGTTAATGATTCCTTTATGGGTAATCAAGCGTGAAAAACGCTCTATACTTTCTATAGCTCAACCCTTCATTAATTGGTCAATGGCACCTATTGTTTATGTCATTTGGTTAGTATTGTATTTTAGTCCTTTGAACAACTTATCTCATATCTCTTATGATGAGCCGTATCTATTTGTACTTATCTTTACCGTGATCTCGATATTAATGAATGCTGTGTTAGAAGAAGTCTTTTATCGAGTATGGCTTCAAACACGTTTAGAACATTTAGGTGTCCTTGCTTCTGTTTGTATCAGTACAATTCTTTGGTCATTATGGCATGCTGGCATACAAGGACAAGGCAACCTGCTAGAATTATCAGCCCAAGCACTAGTTACGCATGCACTTGCAGGAATATTCCTTGGTTTCTTCTGGGCAAAGTATCGAAATGTCTATTTATTGATACTCATTCATATTTGTATGAACTTCCCTTTGTATCTCATCACTTACTGGTTTAAATAA
- a CDS encoding glycosyltransferase family 8 protein encodes MSEKVDILVTLNENYLKPLKVMLLSLHDTNPHLSFKVWLVHEKIPQNKLIHLEELLSSFNMELEEVKVPPNYFGIAKTVERYPQEMYFRLACGELLPASVTQILYLDPDILVINKIDDLWQLNLEGNIFAAATHEGLTKFSQGMNNLRLGTKQGQVYFNSGVMLIDVEKARQEIRMDDIFNFIEKNNQYLLLPDQDVMNSLYGDKIKEIPEEIWNYDTRQANTYYTKSVGKCDTHWVAYHTVF; translated from the coding sequence TTGTCCGAAAAAGTAGATATTTTAGTGACGTTAAATGAAAACTATTTAAAGCCATTAAAGGTTATGTTGTTATCATTGCATGACACGAATCCGCATTTATCATTTAAAGTTTGGTTGGTTCATGAGAAAATACCGCAAAATAAACTCATACACTTAGAAGAATTATTGTCATCATTTAATATGGAATTAGAAGAAGTAAAAGTGCCGCCTAATTATTTTGGAATTGCGAAAACAGTTGAACGTTATCCTCAAGAAATGTACTTTAGATTAGCGTGTGGTGAGTTACTCCCTGCATCAGTGACACAAATACTGTATTTGGATCCAGATATTTTAGTGATTAATAAAATAGATGATTTATGGCAACTGAATTTAGAAGGTAATATTTTCGCGGCAGCTACACATGAAGGTTTAACGAAGTTTTCACAAGGCATGAATAATCTGCGTTTAGGTACAAAACAAGGTCAAGTATATTTTAATTCAGGAGTTATGCTGATTGATGTAGAAAAAGCAAGACAAGAAATAAGAATGGATGACATTTTTAATTTTATAGAGAAAAATAATCAATATTTATTATTACCGGATCAAGACGTTATGAATAGCCTGTATGGTGATAAAATCAAAGAAATACCGGAAGAAATATGGAATTATGATACAAGACAAGCAAATACGTATTATACTAAAAGTGTTGGGAAGTGTGATACACATTGGGTTGCTTATCATACTGTATTCTAG
- a CDS encoding histidine phosphatase family protein — MRIYFVRHSLRDNSVKEDAIAPLTREGLKKAEELVFYFGDKNIEQIYASPYGRVMDTVLPTAQRLKLSINKDEGLRERKIGRWIENFNEFAKRQWQDFDYKLENGESLNEVQNRIVQTYHQIIENNEAETLLICGHGTAFSLLFNHLTNGRFGYKDFLQMKMPSIYLFETKSQALTRIQ; from the coding sequence ATGAGAATATACTTTGTCAGACATTCATTAAGAGATAATAGTGTGAAAGAAGATGCCATTGCACCTTTAACCAGAGAAGGGTTGAAAAAAGCAGAAGAATTGGTATTTTATTTTGGAGATAAAAATATAGAACAGATATATGCCAGTCCTTATGGACGTGTGATGGACACTGTATTACCCACAGCACAAAGACTGAAGCTATCAATTAACAAAGACGAAGGTTTGCGTGAAAGAAAAATAGGACGCTGGATAGAAAATTTTAATGAATTTGCGAAAAGACAGTGGCAAGATTTTGACTATAAGTTGGAGAATGGTGAGTCATTAAATGAAGTTCAAAATCGTATTGTGCAAACCTATCATCAAATTATAGAGAACAATGAAGCAGAAACATTATTAATTTGTGGTCACGGTACCGCATTTTCACTTTTATTTAATCACTTAACAAATGGTCGTTTTGGTTATAAAGACTTTCTACAAATGAAAATGCCATCTATCTATTTATTTGAAACAAAGTCACAAGCATTAACACGCATTCAGTGA